In Qipengyuania psychrotolerans, one DNA window encodes the following:
- the rnpA gene encoding ribonuclease P protein component yields the protein MPGALSVIRKRSDFLAANKGLRNARPGFVLLTFPNEGKGKRYGITVTKKVGNAVVRNRIKRRFREMLRAALPELGMADHDHILIGRDGAIERDFAKMSAELASALQRAALGQGERGRGPRKPRSKRA from the coding sequence ATGCCCGGCGCGCTCTCCGTTATCCGCAAGCGCAGTGATTTTCTCGCTGCCAACAAGGGGCTGCGCAATGCCAGGCCAGGCTTCGTCCTGCTGACGTTCCCGAACGAGGGCAAGGGCAAGCGTTACGGGATCACCGTGACCAAGAAGGTCGGCAATGCCGTGGTCCGCAACCGGATCAAGCGCCGCTTTCGCGAAATGCTGCGCGCGGCCTTGCCCGAACTTGGGATGGCCGATCACGATCACATTCTTATCGGACGCGACGGCGCGATCGAGCGCGACTTTGCCAAGATGTCCGCCGAGCTCGCCTCTGCCCTGCAGCGGGCGGCGCTGGGCCAAGGCGAACGCGGGCGCGGCCCCCGAAAGCCGCGGAGCAAGCGCGCATGA
- a CDS encoding recombinase family protein, producing MCRVAAYYRVSTDKQGRSGLGLEAQRQSVRALCEARGWEIVSEFTEVESGKRNDRPELNAALDRARLTGAKLVVAKLDRLSRDAAFTLQLRNSGVDFTCADNPDVNRLTIGLLAVINEDERERISERTKAALAAAKARGVKLGNPNGVASLKRAGKGNTASVSAIKANADAFAESLRGTFDLIRSAGVTSLAGIARELNERHMKTSRGGKWHASSVRNLIARL from the coding sequence ATGTGCCGAGTTGCTGCCTACTATCGAGTTTCCACCGACAAGCAGGGCCGCTCTGGCCTCGGGCTTGAGGCTCAGCGCCAGTCCGTTCGCGCCCTGTGCGAGGCGAGGGGCTGGGAGATTGTCTCAGAGTTTACCGAGGTGGAAAGCGGCAAGCGCAACGACAGGCCGGAACTGAACGCGGCGCTAGACCGTGCCCGGCTGACAGGGGCCAAGCTGGTAGTGGCGAAGCTCGACAGGCTCAGCCGCGATGCAGCATTCACCCTCCAGTTGCGTAACAGCGGAGTGGACTTCACCTGCGCGGACAACCCGGACGTCAATCGACTTACCATCGGGCTTCTGGCGGTTATCAATGAGGACGAGCGCGAGCGTATCTCAGAGCGGACCAAGGCCGCGCTTGCGGCTGCAAAGGCGCGGGGGGTGAAGCTGGGCAATCCCAACGGTGTGGCTTCGCTGAAGAGAGCGGGAAAGGGCAACACAGCTTCCGTCTCCGCTATTAAAGCAAATGCTGACGCTTTCGCGGAGAGCCTTCGGGGCACTTTCGATCTCATCCGCAGTGCCGGAGTTACAAGCCTAGCGGGTATCGCCAGAGAGCTGAATGAGCGCCACATGAAAACCTCGAGGGGCGGAAAGTGGCACGCATCCTCAGTGCGGAATCTGATAGCGCGGCTCTAA
- the yidC gene encoding membrane protein insertase YidC, producing the protein MENSRNIILVVVLSLALLLGWEAAMNYLYPQPDEPPVTAEASMAPVDGAEVEHSRTGGLTDPAAVAKEVADLETALASPARVQIDSPKIAGSINLTGAVIDDVVLKDYAETTDKDSGPVRLFSPRGTPAQHFAQYGFLVNGQKVSDDAVWSADGDQLAVGTPVTLTYDAGNGLELQQRYSIDENYMITVEQSIANRSAVPSVVQPYGLVSRTSDTASADFFIAHSGPIGVFGDGANYDYDYDDLDDDGPASPQGRAEWLGFTDIYWLSALIPQDGAAPDATFRALGGKTYRADMIYDPVTVPAGRKYTTTSRLYAGAKDSTILDAYEDAGLQQFGLAIDWGWFRWFEKPLLWLLKTIHGLVGNFGVAIIGLTIIVRGLMFPIAQKGFASMAAMKAIQPRMKELQEKHKDDRVKQQQEMQKLFKEEKVNPLSGCLPMLLQIPIFFALYKVLYLAIEMRHRNFLWIDDLSAPDPATILNLFGLLPFTPPSFLAIGILAVLLGVTMWLTFRLNPSAMDPVQQQVFAIMPWVLMFIMAPFAAGLLLYWVTSNILTLAQQKYLYSKHPQLRAAAEKEKADKAAAAEAAKAKS; encoded by the coding sequence TTGGAAAATTCGCGCAATATCATTCTCGTCGTCGTGCTTTCGCTGGCCCTTTTGCTCGGCTGGGAAGCGGCGATGAACTATCTCTACCCGCAGCCGGACGAACCGCCGGTAACGGCGGAGGCCTCGATGGCTCCGGTTGATGGGGCCGAGGTAGAGCATTCGCGCACGGGCGGCCTGACCGACCCGGCTGCGGTCGCCAAGGAAGTGGCCGACCTCGAAACGGCATTGGCATCGCCTGCGCGCGTTCAAATCGATTCGCCGAAGATCGCAGGTTCGATCAATCTGACCGGCGCGGTGATCGACGATGTCGTGCTCAAGGATTATGCCGAGACGACGGACAAGGACAGCGGCCCGGTCCGCCTGTTCTCGCCGCGCGGAACTCCGGCACAGCATTTTGCGCAGTATGGTTTCCTGGTGAACGGCCAGAAGGTGTCGGACGATGCCGTATGGAGCGCCGATGGCGACCAGCTCGCAGTCGGTACACCGGTCACGCTGACCTATGACGCAGGCAATGGCCTGGAGTTGCAGCAGCGTTATTCGATCGACGAAAACTACATGATCACGGTCGAACAGAGCATCGCCAACCGTTCTGCCGTGCCCTCTGTCGTTCAGCCTTACGGCCTCGTCAGCCGTACCTCGGACACGGCCAGCGCCGACTTCTTTATCGCGCATTCCGGCCCGATCGGCGTGTTCGGCGACGGCGCGAATTACGACTATGATTACGATGACCTCGACGACGATGGTCCCGCCAGCCCTCAGGGCCGCGCCGAATGGCTCGGCTTCACCGACATTTACTGGCTGTCCGCGCTCATCCCGCAAGATGGCGCAGCCCCCGACGCGACTTTCCGTGCGCTGGGCGGCAAGACGTACCGCGCCGACATGATCTACGATCCGGTGACCGTACCTGCCGGGCGCAAGTACACCACGACTTCGCGCCTCTATGCCGGCGCCAAGGATTCGACCATTCTTGATGCTTACGAAGACGCTGGCCTCCAGCAATTCGGCCTCGCGATCGATTGGGGCTGGTTCCGCTGGTTCGAAAAGCCGCTGCTATGGCTGCTCAAGACGATCCACGGTCTGGTGGGCAATTTCGGTGTCGCGATTATCGGCCTGACGATCATCGTGCGCGGCCTGATGTTCCCCATTGCGCAGAAGGGCTTTGCCTCCATGGCGGCCATGAAGGCCATCCAGCCGCGCATGAAGGAACTGCAGGAAAAGCATAAGGACGACCGCGTCAAACAGCAGCAGGAAATGCAGAAGCTGTTCAAGGAAGAAAAGGTCAACCCGCTGTCCGGCTGCCTGCCGATGCTGCTGCAGATCCCGATCTTCTTCGCGCTCTACAAGGTGCTCTACCTCGCGATCGAGATGCGTCACCGCAACTTCCTGTGGATCGACGATTTGTCCGCGCCCGATCCGGCGACGATCCTCAACCTGTTCGGCCTGCTCCCGTTCACTCCGCCCAGCTTCCTGGCGATCGGCATCCTGGCCGTCCTGCTGGGCGTGACGATGTGGCTGACCTTCCGGCTCAATCCGTCTGCGATGGATCCGGTCCAGCAGCAGGTCTTTGCGATCATGCCCTGGGTCCTGATGTTCATCATGGCACCGTTTGCGGCAGGCTTGCTGCTCTACTGGGTAACCTCCAACATTCTGACGCTGGCACAGCAGAAATATCTCTATTCCAAGCATCCCCAATTGAGGGCCGCTGCGGAGAAGGAGAAAGCCGATAAGGCTGCTGCTGCCGAGGCTGCAAAGGCAAAATCGTGA
- a CDS encoding DUF2321 domain-containing protein, with protein sequence MDRYRDLYEDSEWTDIQQVCLNGHLITEYAVSQPSTKRKHCPDCGEVTLMACPKCNTDLRGHRHIPGVVVLATVSVGKICPDCGSPYPWAEAARAAAREWVGSLSALTEASKEELGRLLVDIFSDTPRTRLACHRLKKFLSEMPADEAQPFVETLLDAAGPSASEQLRNLRG encoded by the coding sequence ATGGATAGATACCGGGATTTATACGAAGACTCTGAATGGACTGACATTCAACAGGTATGCCTTAATGGTCATCTGATCACCGAATATGCGGTGAGTCAGCCCAGCACGAAGCGCAAGCATTGCCCTGATTGCGGTGAAGTTACGCTTATGGCGTGCCCTAAGTGCAATACAGATCTCCGCGGTCATCGACACATCCCCGGGGTGGTCGTGCTTGCCACAGTCTCGGTGGGCAAGATCTGTCCTGATTGCGGTAGTCCATATCCTTGGGCTGAAGCAGCGAGGGCCGCCGCAAGAGAATGGGTAGGGTCCCTCTCAGCTCTTACAGAAGCCTCAAAGGAGGAGCTTGGCCGTCTCTTAGTTGATATTTTCAGTGATACGCCGCGCACCCGCCTCGCGTGTCATCGCCTGAAAAAGTTTCTTTCAGAGATGCCGGCTGACGAGGCGCAGCCGTTTGTCGAGACGTTATTAGACGCGGCTGGGCCCAGCGCGTCCGAGCAGCTTAGGAACCTAAGAGGCTAA
- the yihA gene encoding ribosome biogenesis GTP-binding protein YihA/YsxC, whose product MTEEEAAELAKLERRANKLFSGRVDFLLSAPQLKFLPEPTVPEIAFAGRSNVGKSSLLNALTGRKSIARASVTPGRTQELNFFEVGDPTLFRLVDMPGYGFAKAPIKVVDKWKSLVKTYLRGRQVLVRNLVLVDSRHGLKDVDRDMMKMLDEAAVGYRVVLTKADKIKASELEKTIAAVEAETKKHIAAYPKLHVTSAEKGMGIAELRAAVLSDVGV is encoded by the coding sequence GTGACCGAAGAAGAAGCCGCTGAACTGGCCAAGCTGGAAAGGCGCGCGAACAAGCTGTTTTCGGGCCGGGTGGATTTCCTCCTCTCGGCTCCGCAGCTCAAGTTCCTGCCTGAACCGACCGTTCCGGAGATCGCCTTTGCCGGCCGCTCCAACGTCGGCAAGAGCTCGCTCCTGAACGCGCTGACGGGCCGCAAATCCATCGCGCGCGCATCAGTGACGCCGGGCCGCACACAGGAACTCAACTTCTTCGAGGTAGGCGATCCCACGCTGTTCCGGTTGGTCGACATGCCGGGCTACGGCTTTGCCAAGGCGCCGATAAAGGTCGTCGATAAATGGAAGAGCCTGGTGAAGACCTATCTGCGGGGCCGGCAGGTGCTCGTCCGCAATTTGGTGCTGGTCGACAGCCGCCACGGGCTCAAGGATGTCGACCGCGACATGATGAAAATGCTCGACGAAGCAGCCGTGGGCTACCGCGTCGTGCTGACGAAAGCGGACAAGATCAAGGCCAGCGAACTGGAAAAAACCATCGCCGCAGTCGAGGCCGAGACGAAGAAACACATTGCCGCCTACCCCAAGCTCCATGTCACGAGCGCGGAGAAGGGCATGGGCATAGCCGAATTGCGCGCCGCCGTGCTGAGCGACGTCGGCGTCTAG
- the rpmH gene encoding 50S ribosomal protein L34, translating into MKRTFQPSNLVRARRHGFFARKATPGGRKVLRARRSRGRKNLCA; encoded by the coding sequence ATGAAGCGGACTTTCCAGCCCTCGAACCTCGTGCGCGCCCGTCGCCACGGTTTCTTCGCACGCAAGGCTACCCCCGGTGGCCGCAAGGTGCTTCGTGCTCGCCGTAGCCGCGGCCGCAAGAACCTCTGCGCGTAA
- a CDS encoding TIR domain-containing protein, with the protein MTKPRIFIASSTESLDTSYAVQENLEHDTEITVWTQGVFEPSRYAMDDLASQLEESDFAIFVLAPEDVTIIRGEEHRTARDNVIFELGLFIGRLGRERCFILVPRSNKELHLPSDLLGITPLTYEADRTDGNLVASIGPSANKVRRAVERLGRFKPVDHTDAISEDDVELVSDENDIISLIQSWMGQRPTGANKGAIRYAEVDKSLGLVPGSAKKHIEQAAQRWNYVPERKGKDVILFRSA; encoded by the coding sequence TTGACCAAGCCCCGCATCTTTATCGCGTCGTCCACCGAAAGCTTAGATACGTCCTACGCTGTTCAAGAAAACCTTGAGCATGATACCGAAATCACCGTCTGGACTCAGGGGGTGTTTGAGCCGTCGCGTTATGCGATGGACGACTTGGCGAGCCAGCTTGAGGAATCCGATTTCGCGATCTTTGTGCTCGCGCCAGAAGACGTTACGATTATCCGCGGAGAGGAACATCGTACCGCTCGCGACAATGTGATTTTCGAGCTTGGTCTTTTCATTGGTAGGCTTGGGAGAGAACGCTGCTTTATTCTCGTCCCTCGAAGCAACAAGGAGTTACACCTGCCCAGCGACCTTCTGGGCATCACTCCGCTGACCTATGAGGCTGACCGTACAGATGGAAACCTTGTGGCTTCTATCGGGCCTTCCGCGAATAAGGTCAGGAGGGCCGTAGAGCGCTTAGGCCGCTTCAAGCCGGTTGATCATACAGATGCTATTTCTGAAGATGACGTCGAACTGGTTTCGGATGAAAATGATATAATCTCCCTTATTCAGTCTTGGATGGGTCAACGTCCTACTGGTGCGAACAAAGGGGCGATCCGGTACGCCGAGGTAGACAAGAGTCTTGGACTTGTCCCGGGTTCTGCGAAAAAGCATATCGAACAGGCAGCGCAGCGATGGAACTACGTCCCTGAGCGCAAGGGCAAGGATGTCATTCTGTTTAGGAGCGCATGA
- the yidD gene encoding membrane protein insertion efficiency factor YidD, which yields MKHVLILIARGWQLGPSRILPPTCRFSPSCSQYAIEALGKYGAIKGGWLALKRLLRCQPWGGCGHDPVP from the coding sequence ATGAAGCATGTCCTCATCCTGATTGCGCGCGGCTGGCAGCTCGGTCCGAGCCGGATCCTGCCACCCACTTGCCGCTTCAGTCCCTCGTGCAGCCAGTATGCAATCGAGGCGCTGGGAAAATACGGTGCGATCAAGGGTGGATGGCTGGCGTTGAAGCGGCTATTGCGCTGCCAACCGTGGGGGGGCTGCGGACATGACCCTGTGCCATGA
- a CDS encoding RES family NAD+ phosphorylase — MRRLKSHKAPRAFQRLRRENSAKLSGRIRRLEELDLARLSQAQVGERLGRILDGFALRPVNFATERVFRARIETEARPFSKASELWYPPPEVAGAGRFNYPGKPVFYAASTLNAALWECRPKPGDTIEALVCATLGPHAELEVAHIGLQNFRGNRRGASDFPDITSDASFRSLLRSMALDRKWNRVERFLSTATGMEEEKRPGLFKLTREIGRVLMEMAQTTGMLYPSIAADRAAFNLCLHTSAADRFFFPAEVWRFKINAIHPNLEGAAPSKPGHLETAPLARSNAVLNDGQIEWLEGFEESPLHDLATLEQRVAASRSKKLSKKED, encoded by the coding sequence ATGAGACGTCTGAAATCGCACAAAGCTCCACGCGCCTTTCAACGGCTGCGCCGGGAGAACTCCGCTAAGTTGTCCGGGCGCATCCGCAGGTTGGAGGAGTTAGACCTAGCGCGCCTTTCGCAAGCGCAAGTCGGCGAACGCCTTGGGAGGATCCTCGATGGCTTTGCTCTGAGGCCTGTCAATTTCGCTACCGAGAGAGTGTTTAGGGCGCGAATTGAGACTGAGGCCAGGCCATTCTCCAAAGCAAGTGAGCTTTGGTATCCGCCGCCTGAAGTCGCCGGAGCGGGTAGATTCAACTATCCGGGAAAGCCGGTATTCTATGCAGCATCCACCCTTAATGCCGCACTTTGGGAATGCAGGCCAAAGCCGGGCGATACTATAGAAGCTCTTGTCTGCGCCACGCTTGGCCCACACGCGGAACTAGAAGTAGCTCATATTGGGCTACAAAACTTCCGAGGAAACCGTCGAGGTGCAAGCGACTTTCCCGACATCACTTCGGACGCGAGTTTCAGATCGCTGCTCCGCTCTATGGCGCTGGATAGGAAATGGAATCGAGTGGAAAGATTTCTCTCCACAGCAACAGGAATGGAGGAAGAGAAGCGTCCCGGCCTTTTTAAGCTGACAAGAGAGATTGGCCGAGTTCTGATGGAAATGGCTCAGACGACAGGCATGCTTTATCCGAGCATTGCCGCGGATAGAGCCGCCTTTAATCTTTGCCTTCATACTTCAGCGGCAGACAGGTTTTTCTTCCCCGCTGAGGTGTGGAGATTCAAAATCAACGCAATTCATCCGAACCTTGAAGGGGCCGCACCATCCAAACCAGGGCACTTAGAAACAGCCCCACTTGCCCGCAGTAACGCCGTACTGAATGATGGGCAGATCGAATGGCTCGAAGGGTTCGAAGAGTCGCCTCTTCACGATCTCGCAACGCTCGAACAACGCGTAGCTGCCTCACGCTCCAAGAAACTGTCGAAAAAGGAAGATTGA
- a CDS encoding acyltransferase family protein — translation MRQVLNWHSWQFRRWSLKLHQLGERRVTKSRLDGADGLRAFACFLVVFHHISHQSSVPGVGPGPDWLVPFVSNGGYGVVIFFVLSGFLLGRPFWVALDAGDRYPSIRTYLLRRFARITPGFLVALTGSLIIALLYGQTTASPDTALRFFLGATYLSAFVPFAIFPVEVNGPLWSISYEVWAYLFMPLAFLLIFATPTVRSKTVGRWALWLAVILAAVLLHIAYMHFVPKPDRPDFLLEEFTLRRLGDGWAQRFSVFGMFAIFAIGVLAAAIQFQCSEFKGMWADVVALACLTVAIWICFDFGRPGNPTATMDGVFGLPYNQFPLFPALVGGFLATAPSSRFVGSLLDIQPMRYLSTISFGIYIYHMPLLFIVSHALFGPDQIAQTDADIAMMTGILLAATIAVAHLSWHRLEKPAIEWARQLERRKPREGARKEAF, via the coding sequence ATGCGGCAAGTTCTCAACTGGCATAGCTGGCAATTCCGACGATGGTCGCTTAAGCTCCACCAACTAGGGGAAAGGCGTGTGACCAAATCGAGGCTCGATGGAGCTGATGGATTGCGAGCGTTTGCATGTTTTCTCGTGGTCTTTCACCATATTTCGCACCAAAGTAGCGTTCCGGGAGTGGGGCCTGGACCTGATTGGCTTGTCCCATTTGTTTCCAACGGTGGCTATGGAGTGGTTATCTTCTTCGTCCTTTCGGGGTTCCTGCTCGGGCGCCCCTTCTGGGTGGCGTTAGATGCAGGTGATAGATACCCCTCGATCAGAACATACTTGCTGCGACGGTTCGCCCGCATCACTCCGGGTTTTCTTGTCGCGCTTACAGGCTCGCTCATTATTGCGCTGCTTTACGGTCAGACCACGGCAAGCCCCGACACTGCCCTGCGCTTCTTTTTGGGAGCGACCTATCTAAGCGCTTTCGTACCTTTTGCGATCTTTCCAGTTGAGGTGAACGGGCCCCTTTGGTCGATCTCATATGAGGTCTGGGCATACTTGTTCATGCCATTGGCCTTTCTGCTTATCTTCGCCACTCCGACTGTAAGGTCGAAAACGGTTGGACGTTGGGCGCTCTGGCTAGCGGTCATTTTAGCAGCAGTGCTTCTGCACATAGCTTACATGCATTTTGTGCCGAAGCCCGATCGGCCAGATTTTCTTCTCGAAGAGTTTACCCTGAGGCGTCTCGGTGATGGGTGGGCACAACGATTCAGCGTTTTTGGAATGTTCGCCATTTTCGCTATTGGTGTGCTCGCGGCGGCAATTCAGTTCCAATGCTCCGAATTCAAAGGCATGTGGGCGGATGTGGTGGCTCTGGCCTGTTTGACAGTGGCAATTTGGATTTGCTTTGATTTCGGACGCCCAGGCAATCCCACAGCCACCATGGATGGGGTATTCGGCTTACCCTACAACCAGTTCCCCTTGTTTCCTGCATTGGTAGGCGGGTTCCTGGCGACCGCGCCATCCTCCCGCTTCGTTGGATCTTTGCTCGACATCCAGCCGATGCGCTATCTGTCGACGATCAGCTTTGGCATCTACATTTATCACATGCCCCTACTGTTCATCGTGAGCCACGCACTTTTTGGGCCGGACCAGATAGCTCAAACGGACGCTGATATTGCGATGATGACTGGCATCCTTCTCGCAGCCACCATAGCAGTGGCCCACCTGTCCTGGCACCGTCTTGAAAAGCCAGCGATCGAATGGGCGAGGCAACTTGAGCGACGCAAACCGCGCGAAGGCGCTCGAAAAGAGGCTTTTTGA
- a CDS encoding alpha/beta hydrolase: MLRAALLLLALLAPAFASPAAAQSLGLVKLPAVFVSQPVVQQMHGGAAIAPINRAVAAPTIAAGPIASPSVYAPAPAPAAPKFVPRPVPQPQSYSAIPARFPIIDTSLRNYSNGIAQYGPFRVIDDNRVALIGETDAASPRWFSVMLRRHPEISQLDMVECPGTRDDIANLKVGRMIRAAGIATHVPRRGSVRSGAVELFLAGAVRDIADGAEFAVHSWMDEHGREAMDFGADAPQNRRYLAYYREMGMSERDAREFYNFTNSVPHRDARWLGAREMRRWTGDGASERGQPQRARQIAYAGV; the protein is encoded by the coding sequence ATGCTTCGCGCCGCCCTCCTGTTGCTCGCCCTACTGGCTCCCGCTTTCGCCTCGCCCGCGGCTGCGCAGTCGCTGGGTCTCGTGAAATTGCCGGCCGTATTTGTCAGCCAGCCGGTGGTGCAGCAGATGCATGGCGGCGCGGCAATCGCTCCGATCAATCGCGCCGTAGCAGCGCCGACTATCGCGGCCGGCCCAATCGCTTCGCCGAGCGTCTATGCGCCAGCGCCAGCGCCAGCCGCGCCGAAGTTCGTGCCGCGTCCGGTGCCGCAGCCGCAGTCGTACTCTGCCATTCCTGCTCGCTTTCCCATCATCGACACCAGCCTGCGCAATTACAGCAATGGTATCGCGCAGTACGGTCCGTTCCGGGTGATTGACGATAACCGCGTTGCCCTGATCGGCGAAACCGATGCGGCGAGCCCGCGCTGGTTCAGCGTCATGCTGCGCCGCCATCCCGAAATCAGCCAGCTCGACATGGTGGAATGCCCCGGTACGCGCGATGATATTGCGAACTTGAAGGTTGGCCGGATGATCCGCGCAGCGGGCATCGCCACCCATGTGCCGCGCCGCGGATCGGTGCGGTCCGGTGCGGTTGAACTCTTCCTCGCCGGCGCCGTGCGCGATATCGCCGACGGTGCCGAATTTGCCGTGCACAGCTGGATGGACGAGCATGGCCGCGAGGCGATGGATTTCGGTGCGGACGCACCGCAGAACCGCCGTTACCTTGCATATTACCGCGAAATGGGCATGAGCGAACGGGACGCGCGTGAATTCTACAATTTCACCAATTCGGTGCCGCATCGCGATGCCCGCTGGCTGGGCGCTCGGGAGATGCGCCGCTGGACCGGTGACGGCGCATCCGAACGTGGTCAGCCGCAGCGCGCTCGGCAAATTGCTTATGCCGGCGTTTGA